A part of Salvelinus alpinus chromosome 5, SLU_Salpinus.1, whole genome shotgun sequence genomic DNA contains:
- the LOC139575276 gene encoding probable GH family 25 lysozyme 3, with product MRSCYRDDGLQSGATSDGLQSRASSDGLQSGASSDGPQSGSSSDGPQSGASTDGLQSGASNDSLQSGASNDGLQSGASNEGPQSGASSDGPQSGACNEDSQSGACNEDPQSGACSEGPQSGAYNEGPQSGACNEGPQSGAYNEGPLSGAYGEGPQSGAYNEGPQSGACGEDGVYVTVCVGICA from the exons ATGCGATCGTGCTACCGAGA cgacggcctccagtccggagccaccagcgacggcctccagtccagagcctccagcgacggacTCCAGTCCGGAGcgtccagcgacggtccccagtccggatcctccagcgacggtccccagtcagGAGCTTCCaccgacggtctccagtccggagcctccaatgacagcctccagtccggagcctccaacgacggcctccagtcaggagcctccaacgagggtccccaatccggggcctccagcgacggtccccagtccggggcctgcaacgaggaTTCCCAatccggggcctgcaacgaggatccccagtccggggcctgcagcgagggtccccagtccggggcctacaacgagg gtccccagtccggggcctgcaacgagggtccccagtccggggcttaCAACGAGGGTCCCCTGTCCGGGGCCtacggcgagggtccccagtccggggcctacaacgagggtccccagtccggggcctgcggcgagg ATGGGGTGTACGTGACTGTGTGTGTCGGCATCTGTgcatga